In Scophthalmus maximus strain ysfricsl-2021 chromosome 16, ASM2237912v1, whole genome shotgun sequence, the following proteins share a genomic window:
- the fbrs gene encoding autism susceptibility gene 2 protein homolog isoform X2 encodes MEGPSRSAGFRQSRRSRSQRDRERRRRRVDLAEQRATSLSSGSDREACGANGALGPGGRECRPGFGRHRPPRRRKRESVSCEEDIIDGFAIASFISLEALEMDCSLKPSQRSDMLGRRNKGKRGPEENGGGPLSEPEEGAPHSYPNSCWNKSRNKRRKIEGHPLETGYICDTESDTGDKASDNDMDPVFTVSTRKVAEPAPSNMGTSVGKSCPPLPARCGGVSRLMVTPRVSGLERSQEKNLEPHFPEPVSSSTSSASSRLPSHSPVTASGAVPRPGPLNGNGGRHNCSPPLSKPKPFHTLPGRSHSIYNINNRINTPVKPPSSASSVASSSSSMRPPTPSTSVSLPYIRGSVSSGPLRPPSRASSGALYTSSPGLPPPPPLLQGPAHSAAAEREGRRSVPGAENNNTAAGRSTPGGPSASSSAPGSSGRTSQNQASIPPMAFQFHQHNHQHQHTHTHQHFTPFLHPTATAPPLFDKYPGKMDGLYRHPFFPQYPPPSVPSIQPVIPPTGPFSSLQGAFQPKPLVPQGTGPDISARLGVVPHHLQPKDPRVRTLTDPFGTPLKVSNKPGKWCAMHVYVAWMILSHQKKVKLMQADPHKLDFRSDLLARLPGAGGMGPLGPMGGALPPTHDMTRPPSLFSAAGAVNPSSAPFMSPSGPHSSFLTPTAHLDPYGRSPPFTPLGALGSGAFGGLGSPTLAGSMFGPKDSPAGLSNPNHHDAWNRLHGGPSGFPVGPGWAKVMDKRDERDRVKDGERRDIPHIKDEKDRDNMLYGRQPVRMSPVGPSFKPRSSTPVSHINGHSSGLGGGGGPIEELTRSLNRDRERERDRDGDKRPLPTLSSRAPPLASSSLVADRDRPRSSSSSVLTTPPPSGRSAPSPMDLYPRTLASTAHTLHGEPSHSQRDGNLPTSSAASASVTSLSQARKSDRTTTPVSKPPMLLPPVKVKEERKEEPEHIPISLPPPAPNHGFDRPNSHPHHHSSGTPSSSSMSLTPTPGVSLPQHTQNPPPHQHLSLLDRSRAIEAYLGNTAGAHGLIMGPGERFHHGPPQGPPQGPHSFTWDPWRELAAQQQHQHRREALALRSDPHLALRSDPHLARLLQHQRLLEAERAAAVAAAAAAAAPHHPPTSTSASTSGVRQEFGLMAHHFDRQHHLGPPGGGLMDEEQRAQILREDFERARYFGMHPHLSAGSHLSSPSHAAAAHLEQLHPGLLSHSLPPGAAAAAAAQHHHHHAGLYSRLGQMNPHHMSNGLMGKSPAGLVGVPPPLIPSITSRSSTPPRRPLGPGELALYSAHKDAESR; translated from the exons ATGGAGGGGCCGAGCCGCAGCGCCGGATTCCGGCAGAGCCGCCGCTCCCGCTCGCAGCGCGACcgggagcggcggcggcggagggtGGACCTCGCCGAGCAGCGGGCCACGTCCCTGTCCTCGGGCTCCGACCGGGAGGCGTGCGGGGCGAACGGCGCGCTGGGGCCCGGCGGCAGAGAGTGCCGGCCCGGCTTCGGGAGACACAGGCCTCCGCGCCGGAGGAAGAGGGAGTCGGTGTCCTGCGAGGAGGACATCATCGACGGCTTTGCCATCGCGAGCTTCATCAGCCTGGAGGCACTGGAG ATGGACTGCTCACTGAAGCCCAGTCAGCGCTCTGACATGCTGGGAAGGAGGAACAAGGGGAAGAGGGGGCCCGAGGAGAACGGTGGTGGGCCGCTTTCAGAGCCGGAGGAGGGAGCCCCACACAGCTACCCCAACAGCTGCTGGAACAAGAGCCgaaacaagaggagaaagaTCGAG gGGCACCCTTTGGAGACTGGTTACATT TGTGACACAGAGAGTGATACAGGAGACAAG GCTTCTGACAATGACATGGATCCCGTATTCACAGTCAGCACCAGAAAAG TTGCGGAACCTGCCCCCTCAAACATGGGCACGTCCGTGGGCAAAAGCTGCCCTCCCCTACCGGCCCGTTGCGGCGGCGTCTCGCGGTTGATGGTGACCCCGCGGGTGTCCGGCCTGGAGCGCAGTCAGGAGAAAAACCTGGAGCCGCATTTCCCCGAGCCCGTGTCCTCTTCTACCTCTTCCGCCTCCTCCCGCCTGCCTTCCCACTCTCCGGTCACGGCCTCGGGTGCCGTGCCTCGGCCCGGCCCGCTCAACGGGAACGGGGGCCGCCACAACTGTAGCCCGCCACTCTCCAAACCCAAACCCTTCCACACTTTGCCAGGACGATCTCACTCCATctacaacatcaacaacag GATCAACACCCCTGTCAAACCTCCGTCATCTGCGTCGTCGGTTgcgtcttcctcgtcctccatgCGCCCCCCGACTCCCTCCACCAGCGTGTCGCTGCCCTACATCAGGGGCTCAGTATCCTCGGGGCCCCTCCGACCCCCGTCCCGAGCCAGCTCCGGGGCCCTGTACACGTCCTCACCCGGcctgcctccgcctccacctctgCTCCAAGGTCCTGcccactcagcagcagcag AGCGCGAGGGCAGACGCAGCGTCCCAGgggctgaaaacaacaacacggcaGCCGGCCGCTCCACTCCTGGGGGCCCGTCAGCTTCGAGCTCCGCACCGGGTTCGTCGGGCCGGACGTCCCAGAACCAGGCGAGCATCCCGCCCATGGCCTTCCAGTTCCATCAGCACAACCACCAgcaccaacacacgcacacgcaccaaCACTTCACGCCCTTCCTGCACCCCACCGCTACCGCACCACCGCTG tttGATAAGTATCCAGGCAAAATGGACGGTCTGTACCGACATCCT TTCTTCCCACAGTACCCGCCTCCCTCAGTGCCGAGTATCCAACCTGTGATTCCTCCCACCGGGCCTTTCAGCTCCTTGCAAGGAGCGTTTCAGCCAAAG CCTCTTGTCCCTCAGGGAACGGGTCCCGACATATCCGCACGACTTGGGGTTGTGCCTCACCACCTGCAGCCCAAAGACCCCAGGGTGAGGACG CTAACTGATCCATTTGGGACACCGTTGAAAGTCAGTAAT AAACCAGGAAAGTGGTGTGCTATGCATGTTTATGTGGCCTGGATGATTCTAAGCCATCAGAAAAAAGTAAAG CTGATGCAGGCTGATCCTCACAAGTTGGACTTCCGTAGCGACCTGCTGGCCCGTCTTCCCGGAGCAGGAGGAATGGGACCGCTCGGGCCCATGGGAGGAGCCCTCCCTCCCACTCACGACATGACCAGACCCCCCAGTCTGTTCTCAGCTGCAG GTGCAGTCAATCCGTCCTCCGCTCCCTTCATGTCTCCTTCAGGGCCTCACTCCTCTTTCCTCACACCAACTGCACACTTGG ATCCGTATGGCCGTTCTCCACCTTTCACCCCGCTGGGAGCCCTGGGTTCTGGTGCCTTCGGAGGACTTGGCAGCCCGACTCTGG CGGGCTCCATGTTTGGCCCTAAAGACTCCCCAGCCGGCCTGTCCAACCCAAACCATCACGACGCGTGGAACCGTCTGCACGGCGGCCCATCTGGGTTCCCCGTTGGCCCCGGCTGGGCCAAAGTGATGGACaagagggacgagagggaccGGGTgaaggacggagagaggagagacatcCCCCACATCAAGGATGAGAAGGACAG AGACAACATGCTGTATGGCCGACAACCTGTGAGAATGTCTCCGGTCGGCCCCTCCTTCAAGCCCCGCAGTAGCACCCCGGTCTCCCACATCAATGGCCACAGCAGTGGCCTGGGCGGGGGCGGTGGGCCTATCGAGGAGCTGACGCGCAGCTTAAACAGAGACCGAGAGCGCGAGAGGGACAGAGATGGGGACAAGAGGCCACTGCCAACGCTGTCCTCACGGGCACCGCCTCTTGCTTCTTCGTCTTTAGTAGCAGACCGGGACAGACCGcggtcctcctcgtcctccgtgCTCACCACTCCCCCGCCCTCTGGCCGCTCGGCCCCGTCTCCTATGGACCTCTACCCCCGCACATTGGCCTCAACAGCACACACCCTCCACGGCGAACCTTCACACTCCCAAAGAGACGGTAACCTCCCCACTTCCTCCGCAGCTTCTGCCTCCGTCACGTCGTTGTCTCAGGCCAGGAAGTCTGATCGGACCACGACGCCCGTCTCCAAACCTCCCATGCTTCTCCCGCCGGTTAAAGTCAAAGAGGAGCGGAAGGAGGAGCCGGAGCACATCCCcatctccctgcctccccctgcacccAACCACGGCTTCGACCGGCCCAACAGCCATCCACACCACCACAGTTCTGGtaccccttcctcctcctctatgtCACTGACCCCCACTCCTGGTGTTTCCCTTCCGCAACACACTCAGAACCCTCCTCCCCACCAACACCTTTCCCTGCTGGACCGCTCAAGAGCCATCGAGGCTTATCTGGGAAACACAGCGGGAGCTCACGGGTTGATAATGGGTCCAGGAGAGCGTTTCCATCACGGTCCACCCCAGGGGCCACCACAGGGCCCACACAGCTTCACCTGGGACCCCTGGAGGGAGCTGGCAGCtcagcagcaacatcagcatCGTAGGGAGGCATTGGCACTTAGGTCGGACCCACATCTGGCCCTGCGATCGGATCCGCATCTGGCccggctgctgcagcatcagcgCCTTCTGGAGGCAGAGAGGGCTGCAGCTGtcgcagccgcagcagcagccgccgccccTCACCACCCTCCAACTTCTACCTCTGCTTCCACCTCCGGTGTCCGACAGGAGTTCGGCTTAATGGCACATCACTTTGACCGCCAACATCACCTGGGACCGCCGGGAGGAGGGTTGATGGACGAGGAGCAGCGTGCCCAGATCCTGAGGGAAGACTTTGAGCGGGCTCGCTACTTCGGGATGCATCCACACCTCTCTGCTGGTTCTCACCTCTCAAGTCCCTctcatgctgctgcagctcacctGGAGCAGCTCCACCCCGGCCTTCTTTCCCACTCACTTCCCcccggagccgccgccgctgctgccgcacagcaccaccaccaccacgcagGCCTCTACTCCCGCCTGGGCCAGATGAACCCGCACCACATGTCCAACGGCCTCATGGGGAAAAGCCCGGCAGGCTTGGTGGGGGTGCCGCCTCCGCTCATTCCGTCCATCACCAGCCGGTCGTCCACACCTCCCCGCAGACCTCTCGGGCCGGGCGAGCTGGCACTGTACAGCGCCCACAAAGACGCAGAGTCCAGATAG
- the fbrs gene encoding autism susceptibility gene 2 protein homolog isoform X1, with the protein MEGPSRSAGFRQSRRSRSQRDRERRRRRVDLAEQRATSLSSGSDREACGANGALGPGGRECRPGFGRHRPPRRRKRESVSCEEDIIDGFAIASFISLEALEMDCSLKPSQRSDMLGRRNKGKRGPEENGGGPLSEPEEGAPHSYPNSCWNKSRNKRRKIEGHPLETGYICDTESDTGDKASDNDMDPVFTVSTRKVAEPAPSNMGTSVGKSCPPLPARCGGVSRLMVTPRVSGLERSQEKNLEPHFPEPVSSSTSSASSRLPSHSPVTASGAVPRPGPLNGNGGRHNCSPPLSKPKPFHTLPGRSHSIYNINNRINTPVKPPSSASSVASSSSSMRPPTPSTSVSLPYIRGSVSSGPLRPPSRASSGALYTSSPGLPPPPPLLQGPAHSAAAEREGRRSVPGAENNNTAAGRSTPGGPSASSSAPGSSGRTSQNQASIPPMAFQFHQHNHQHQHTHTHQHFTPFLHPTATAPPLFDKYPGKMDGLYRHPFFPQYPPPSVPSIQPVIPPTGPFSSLQGAFQPKPLVPQGTGPDISARLGVVPHHLQPKDPRVRTLTDPFGTPLKVSNKPGKWCAMHVYVAWMILSHQKKVKLMQADPHKLDFRSDLLARLPGAGGMGPLGPMGGALPPTHDMTRPPSLFSAAGLCAVNPSSAPFMSPSGPHSSFLTPTAHLDPYGRSPPFTPLGALGSGAFGGLGSPTLAGSMFGPKDSPAGLSNPNHHDAWNRLHGGPSGFPVGPGWAKVMDKRDERDRVKDGERRDIPHIKDEKDRDNMLYGRQPVRMSPVGPSFKPRSSTPVSHINGHSSGLGGGGGPIEELTRSLNRDRERERDRDGDKRPLPTLSSRAPPLASSSLVADRDRPRSSSSSVLTTPPPSGRSAPSPMDLYPRTLASTAHTLHGEPSHSQRDGNLPTSSAASASVTSLSQARKSDRTTTPVSKPPMLLPPVKVKEERKEEPEHIPISLPPPAPNHGFDRPNSHPHHHSSGTPSSSSMSLTPTPGVSLPQHTQNPPPHQHLSLLDRSRAIEAYLGNTAGAHGLIMGPGERFHHGPPQGPPQGPHSFTWDPWRELAAQQQHQHRREALALRSDPHLALRSDPHLARLLQHQRLLEAERAAAVAAAAAAAAPHHPPTSTSASTSGVRQEFGLMAHHFDRQHHLGPPGGGLMDEEQRAQILREDFERARYFGMHPHLSAGSHLSSPSHAAAAHLEQLHPGLLSHSLPPGAAAAAAAQHHHHHAGLYSRLGQMNPHHMSNGLMGKSPAGLVGVPPPLIPSITSRSSTPPRRPLGPGELALYSAHKDAESR; encoded by the exons ATGGAGGGGCCGAGCCGCAGCGCCGGATTCCGGCAGAGCCGCCGCTCCCGCTCGCAGCGCGACcgggagcggcggcggcggagggtGGACCTCGCCGAGCAGCGGGCCACGTCCCTGTCCTCGGGCTCCGACCGGGAGGCGTGCGGGGCGAACGGCGCGCTGGGGCCCGGCGGCAGAGAGTGCCGGCCCGGCTTCGGGAGACACAGGCCTCCGCGCCGGAGGAAGAGGGAGTCGGTGTCCTGCGAGGAGGACATCATCGACGGCTTTGCCATCGCGAGCTTCATCAGCCTGGAGGCACTGGAG ATGGACTGCTCACTGAAGCCCAGTCAGCGCTCTGACATGCTGGGAAGGAGGAACAAGGGGAAGAGGGGGCCCGAGGAGAACGGTGGTGGGCCGCTTTCAGAGCCGGAGGAGGGAGCCCCACACAGCTACCCCAACAGCTGCTGGAACAAGAGCCgaaacaagaggagaaagaTCGAG gGGCACCCTTTGGAGACTGGTTACATT TGTGACACAGAGAGTGATACAGGAGACAAG GCTTCTGACAATGACATGGATCCCGTATTCACAGTCAGCACCAGAAAAG TTGCGGAACCTGCCCCCTCAAACATGGGCACGTCCGTGGGCAAAAGCTGCCCTCCCCTACCGGCCCGTTGCGGCGGCGTCTCGCGGTTGATGGTGACCCCGCGGGTGTCCGGCCTGGAGCGCAGTCAGGAGAAAAACCTGGAGCCGCATTTCCCCGAGCCCGTGTCCTCTTCTACCTCTTCCGCCTCCTCCCGCCTGCCTTCCCACTCTCCGGTCACGGCCTCGGGTGCCGTGCCTCGGCCCGGCCCGCTCAACGGGAACGGGGGCCGCCACAACTGTAGCCCGCCACTCTCCAAACCCAAACCCTTCCACACTTTGCCAGGACGATCTCACTCCATctacaacatcaacaacag GATCAACACCCCTGTCAAACCTCCGTCATCTGCGTCGTCGGTTgcgtcttcctcgtcctccatgCGCCCCCCGACTCCCTCCACCAGCGTGTCGCTGCCCTACATCAGGGGCTCAGTATCCTCGGGGCCCCTCCGACCCCCGTCCCGAGCCAGCTCCGGGGCCCTGTACACGTCCTCACCCGGcctgcctccgcctccacctctgCTCCAAGGTCCTGcccactcagcagcagcag AGCGCGAGGGCAGACGCAGCGTCCCAGgggctgaaaacaacaacacggcaGCCGGCCGCTCCACTCCTGGGGGCCCGTCAGCTTCGAGCTCCGCACCGGGTTCGTCGGGCCGGACGTCCCAGAACCAGGCGAGCATCCCGCCCATGGCCTTCCAGTTCCATCAGCACAACCACCAgcaccaacacacgcacacgcaccaaCACTTCACGCCCTTCCTGCACCCCACCGCTACCGCACCACCGCTG tttGATAAGTATCCAGGCAAAATGGACGGTCTGTACCGACATCCT TTCTTCCCACAGTACCCGCCTCCCTCAGTGCCGAGTATCCAACCTGTGATTCCTCCCACCGGGCCTTTCAGCTCCTTGCAAGGAGCGTTTCAGCCAAAG CCTCTTGTCCCTCAGGGAACGGGTCCCGACATATCCGCACGACTTGGGGTTGTGCCTCACCACCTGCAGCCCAAAGACCCCAGGGTGAGGACG CTAACTGATCCATTTGGGACACCGTTGAAAGTCAGTAAT AAACCAGGAAAGTGGTGTGCTATGCATGTTTATGTGGCCTGGATGATTCTAAGCCATCAGAAAAAAGTAAAG CTGATGCAGGCTGATCCTCACAAGTTGGACTTCCGTAGCGACCTGCTGGCCCGTCTTCCCGGAGCAGGAGGAATGGGACCGCTCGGGCCCATGGGAGGAGCCCTCCCTCCCACTCACGACATGACCAGACCCCCCAGTCTGTTCTCAGCTGCAGGTTTAt GTGCAGTCAATCCGTCCTCCGCTCCCTTCATGTCTCCTTCAGGGCCTCACTCCTCTTTCCTCACACCAACTGCACACTTGG ATCCGTATGGCCGTTCTCCACCTTTCACCCCGCTGGGAGCCCTGGGTTCTGGTGCCTTCGGAGGACTTGGCAGCCCGACTCTGG CGGGCTCCATGTTTGGCCCTAAAGACTCCCCAGCCGGCCTGTCCAACCCAAACCATCACGACGCGTGGAACCGTCTGCACGGCGGCCCATCTGGGTTCCCCGTTGGCCCCGGCTGGGCCAAAGTGATGGACaagagggacgagagggaccGGGTgaaggacggagagaggagagacatcCCCCACATCAAGGATGAGAAGGACAG AGACAACATGCTGTATGGCCGACAACCTGTGAGAATGTCTCCGGTCGGCCCCTCCTTCAAGCCCCGCAGTAGCACCCCGGTCTCCCACATCAATGGCCACAGCAGTGGCCTGGGCGGGGGCGGTGGGCCTATCGAGGAGCTGACGCGCAGCTTAAACAGAGACCGAGAGCGCGAGAGGGACAGAGATGGGGACAAGAGGCCACTGCCAACGCTGTCCTCACGGGCACCGCCTCTTGCTTCTTCGTCTTTAGTAGCAGACCGGGACAGACCGcggtcctcctcgtcctccgtgCTCACCACTCCCCCGCCCTCTGGCCGCTCGGCCCCGTCTCCTATGGACCTCTACCCCCGCACATTGGCCTCAACAGCACACACCCTCCACGGCGAACCTTCACACTCCCAAAGAGACGGTAACCTCCCCACTTCCTCCGCAGCTTCTGCCTCCGTCACGTCGTTGTCTCAGGCCAGGAAGTCTGATCGGACCACGACGCCCGTCTCCAAACCTCCCATGCTTCTCCCGCCGGTTAAAGTCAAAGAGGAGCGGAAGGAGGAGCCGGAGCACATCCCcatctccctgcctccccctgcacccAACCACGGCTTCGACCGGCCCAACAGCCATCCACACCACCACAGTTCTGGtaccccttcctcctcctctatgtCACTGACCCCCACTCCTGGTGTTTCCCTTCCGCAACACACTCAGAACCCTCCTCCCCACCAACACCTTTCCCTGCTGGACCGCTCAAGAGCCATCGAGGCTTATCTGGGAAACACAGCGGGAGCTCACGGGTTGATAATGGGTCCAGGAGAGCGTTTCCATCACGGTCCACCCCAGGGGCCACCACAGGGCCCACACAGCTTCACCTGGGACCCCTGGAGGGAGCTGGCAGCtcagcagcaacatcagcatCGTAGGGAGGCATTGGCACTTAGGTCGGACCCACATCTGGCCCTGCGATCGGATCCGCATCTGGCccggctgctgcagcatcagcgCCTTCTGGAGGCAGAGAGGGCTGCAGCTGtcgcagccgcagcagcagccgccgccccTCACCACCCTCCAACTTCTACCTCTGCTTCCACCTCCGGTGTCCGACAGGAGTTCGGCTTAATGGCACATCACTTTGACCGCCAACATCACCTGGGACCGCCGGGAGGAGGGTTGATGGACGAGGAGCAGCGTGCCCAGATCCTGAGGGAAGACTTTGAGCGGGCTCGCTACTTCGGGATGCATCCACACCTCTCTGCTGGTTCTCACCTCTCAAGTCCCTctcatgctgctgcagctcacctGGAGCAGCTCCACCCCGGCCTTCTTTCCCACTCACTTCCCcccggagccgccgccgctgctgccgcacagcaccaccaccaccacgcagGCCTCTACTCCCGCCTGGGCCAGATGAACCCGCACCACATGTCCAACGGCCTCATGGGGAAAAGCCCGGCAGGCTTGGTGGGGGTGCCGCCTCCGCTCATTCCGTCCATCACCAGCCGGTCGTCCACACCTCCCCGCAGACCTCTCGGGCCGGGCGAGCTGGCACTGTACAGCGCCCACAAAGACGCAGAGTCCAGATAG